The following DNA comes from Diorhabda carinulata isolate Delta chromosome 3, icDioCari1.1, whole genome shotgun sequence.
CACTTTATGATACAATTTGTGAATCATCCATTTTTGTACATTAGACAGCTTGTCGTGGGATGAATGGAATCCAAAAATGAAGTTGTAAAAACATAATCGTAATACTTAGAAGACCAGATATGACTCACACAATCGCATTACCTACCTTAAGCACGAACGCGTTCATATATTTCATTCTTAATAATACCATAAATTCTCGAAAAAGATACGTAATCGTAcacattaattaaaattattttgtattgtgAATGTTACTTTATAAATCGTCTAAGATGATCATAAAGTATAAATTTTACTACTTTACAAAAAACTGTCATAATCAAATTGGTAAATGTGCAAATCAAAACGGATACCTGTGAATCTTGTTCTGCTAAATCGATGTTTTATAAACTCGGTCTtgttaagaattattattttccttcaaCGTAAAAGGAAACATATAACATTTTCCCTGTCCTTATTTTCCAGATGAAAATTTGTCGATGATGCTTACCGCGATTCATTTTTTGCTGGTTGCGTCATTAAACCTAACTAATTTTGGGGAATTGGGGGATTAAAACCCTCATTTTTCAGATCAGAcataatcgaaaataataattaaaacaattgttggtcAATCCTAAGTATAAAATGCCAAATTTGGTAAagaatatatatgaaatattgggcagactaagagatccgttattgtgcggtttaaagagcacatagctcatttaaaatattggaCAGGAAAATCGAGTATTGGCGATGATGTTACCATAAtcataacataaatattaataacgtaaaattgttggatgcattgaAATTGTTAGCTTAAATAGAGACAAAGGGCTAATTCCTTACTGCCCATTTTATAGTCTAGTTGGCAAGAAATAAGATGTTCCACTCTAGTATAAAACATGTAAGTCAAatcattaggttttagtttacctacagtctctgaaaacgataacttggtaatcgaaacgcgcatcagacagtgtattCTCATCAATACTATGTTTACAAAACTTTCTAACTTCTTTTATTGACAACAATCAAACAATTAACGCACGTTTCGATGATGACCATCTTCAGAGTTACGGTTTATCTTTATGGTGCAAGTTTAGTCCATTTATAGCAAAGGTACCTACCAGCCAAATTACGGGTTCATTTTCTTGATCTATTTTAGCAATTCGTTGTATTTGTAGATGGATTTCTCTGGTACATAGCTTAGTTTCGTAGATTTATGTAgtatataaaagtgaaaaagaaaatgaagagaAAACTTTAGAGTAAATTGTTGATAGACAAGGGATTTTGAAGAACACATACATTTTCcgaatattaatattattctcCTTCTTTTTGTTCACTATTgggtatatataaaattgagaaaagcATGTTCATAATCAAGTTTTCGAGGAATCAAGCCACATTTGATAGAATTTCCAAAATCAGCCAAAGGGTTCAATTTCTATAACGGAGAGACTGTTAATTGCTTTAATTATGCTCCATGTGACAAATTATCAGTTGTATTGACAAATTagacataatatttttattttgcgcctgtaattatttataattatgtatttttaaatatgatatTGCACTAAACTAATGAAATTGGCTCCCTTAGGTGCTGACTGTGTACTGAAACTTTCGTCTTCCATCGCAAACGATTTATTGGATCTATTTCTGTCGAGTACTTTATCGGTCTTATCTTTCTTTATCGACGCTCCTGGTATAATGTTCATTCTTCTGCTAGCTGGTAAAGCCGACATGGTACGGAATAAGTGTGAAAATTCCGATCTAATTTTATCGCTTTGCATCATCGCCAAAATTTTCGCTTGTCTTCTTTGTAATTGTTTCTTTCCGCTCAAGTCGTCCAGTTCGATTTCATTTATAACAGCTATACACCTGAGGAATATcgttaaagaaaaatttgaacatttaaaattgattataaaaatatagaaagtgAGGAAATTCACCTTTCCAAGTACTGTTTCAATTTCTGGTCTGCAATTTTTTTAGCGGCGGCAATGCCTTTAGTCGCTTCTGCTATAGCGTCGTTTTTATTCAATTGCCTTATGCAAATCCTCATCATTAGTACAGTCAAATTTACATACCAacgattttcttcatttttttcagataaatttATTCCTCTCATACAATATGATCTCGCTGCGTCGTAATGTTTCGCCATCATATGATACctgaaattagaaaattttcgacCGTTTCCACTACCActtccacatttttttctttctttctctatttctctAAACCTAAACtaactaaatattaaatatctattCCACAAAGAAGAAACCTCCAGACTTCAACGCTTTAGGGTTCACACGATAACCggatgtttttaaaatgatcatgaaaaattggaaatttattttaaaaaagttttttttgtacagGAACACTCGTTAAATCATACCACTTGTTATTTACTCACTTACACAGTTCATTTTGGGCAATACGTTGTTGTAGCCTTTGACGGAAACTGTCCTCAATTATTTGAAGCATGTTTACATCAATCTGGGTGACGTGTCGACGAATTGCGATCTTTAGGTCCTCCGAAGTACATTCAGATATAAATGAAATTCGTCACTctttacaattttcattttcttcaaaaatggcATTTGTCGACAAAATTGTAATCGCTGCTGAGAATCTGCAGCACGACGGATGGAAATTGTGCTGCTCGTGCTACTACTGAATGCCTCTAAATAGAGCGGCGTGGGCTTCTGACAAAGACATCTCTTATGGCCCCTCAACACTCACGCGAGAATCTCGCTGAGAATCTCGTGGAGTATGGGTGTGAAAACTTCTTTTCGGTACGCACTCTCACAAAGTTCTCTCTTCAGTTCTCCGCTCGATAACAATTGGAAATCTCGATGAACAAAACACGGGAAATCTCACCATGAGCAGCCTTGTAATccacttcaaaaacatccgGTTCCCGTGGATAACCCTGGATAAACCAACAAATTAATAATGTTCAATTTATTCAACTTAAATACTGCTTGAGGCCCTTTATCGTAGTCGACCAAATTGTGATGTTTTATAAGTCATATTACACGACATAAAAGAATTCAGGAATAGGGAAATGACAAGTTATATAGAATTGAAACTTACCTCGCTAATTCATAATAATACCATAACGTCTCATCATCATTTTCCGCTGCTTCTAATCTATTTTCAAACAACTGAATTTGTTGATTGTAATCAATAAGCGGCGCGCGATAAACTTCAATAACCGAATCTCGTGAAGGATCTTTACTAATGGGTTGCCCTAACGATAACAAAATCCTTTTTTCTTGTTCCCATTTCGGTTGATCTGGGTTGAGTCTATTTAACATATAGAAACCGTCCCTTACACTTTCGTAAACCAAATTTAGGTACGATTGCTTTTCGGGAAGTAATCGTTTCGATTTGTTGTCGCAATACAGTTTTAGTTTTTCGACGAGTTCAAGAAGACCGTTAAGATTGCGTTCTTTTAAAGCAGCACGGAGTCTAACACAAATCTTGTCCGCTTCTTTTCTAGTATTATCTTGATGAAGGGATAATTCTGCTTCTAATCTGTCTTTAAGGGCGCCAGATATTTTAGCTTGTTGGTATTTTACGGTATAGAAAGGTCGCCTCGTTCGTAATACTTCTTGTTTACCATACACAGTGCTATAACAATCTTTTatgatttctttgatttttttcacaccTGCAATGAAATTAATTGACTGCAGATAGAGCTCGAATTAGAACGCGTCCCAGAACcagattaatgaaaatattggacTGCACCTCGTACTTACCAATGAGTTACAAATATAAACTGGTCTGGTCAATCTATTTGTTGAAATTTGCCCGATTATAAGATacgttttttatcatttacaaaccagttataatatataataaaagagTATTGAGATAATGTTTCATACTAACCTGTTTCATTGGGACACTTTATCCCAGGTATATCAGATAACTCTTTAAGAAACACTTTTTCTTTATACATTCGTTCCAAATACGTTTCTGCCATGTAATTTTCGATATTAGTTGTATATCTCTGCagcggggaaaaattgaaacttttttgtaaagGTGGTATAGCAAATTTATCGAGTTCGTGACTGTGGAGGCTATCCCATATTTTCATCTCTTCATCCACATCCTCTTTTCCcgtatcagtttttttttgcttACGGATCATCTTTTtgggttttttaatttttttattcttagctACAAAAGCAACTCGTCTACCGGCATTGAAATTCTCAAGCCAAGCTAATTTCCTTATTATTAGGAAGTGATCCCTCAACGGACAACCAGCAACATCTCCTAAGCAATTCTGGATAGCTATGGAACATTTTCTGATTCCCATCGAAAAATGATCCGGTTTTTTTCGCAATGGCAGCAGTCTGTAATTTTGTACGATAGCATCTTCGAATTCGCAGCTCAGATAAATCGCGTGGGATCTTTCAGCCAAGGAAACCAAATCATCCGGATCCAAATCTATAGCTTTGTTTATATCTTCTAAAGCTCTTTTGAAGAAACACAGCTTGCCCAATACTTTTCCTACAAAGTTATTGAATTGAATCTACCAAGATATAGCAAAAATTGCAGATTATAATTAATCTAAAATActaatgttcttgattttagatgtcttctgttttaaaattagtttattttaataatttttggaagataaaattcgacgtttcgacttttcttcaagtctttatcaaaataaaaacagaagagacctaaaatcaaggacatttagatgcattttgTAAATCggaaataagtcgaaaatgaggaataaaatttttcgatatctcgcttcgttttcgagatatcgatacttgaagttggaaaaactAACCTAATcttctcgtggtgcactttgggtgtaaaaagtttaaaaatcgtgaattttttacagccaaaattgtctaaaaaaaattttcttcgcgtgaggatcattttagttttattttatcatttttttttttcttatgggggGCTTCgataaagcgaattttgaactaacgtttgattataacttcaAATATCGATATCTCTAAAACGAaccgagatatcgaaaaatttcatacttcattttcgattaattttggCCTAATTACGCTATTAAATCGCGGCACCACGGAAATCATATTCTCGcctgcattaatatatcaaaatgtctaagaaataagaaattaaagaaaatacttTGGTCATATCAAGGATTAATGATTAAATCGTTTGGTATTGACGATACTCTGATATATCATATACGTTTTACCTCTATCGACtaagatttttttatcgtttggaCATTTTAAAACAGCTTCGTCAAAAAAGGGCATCGATCGTTCATATTGTTCTAGTCTAGCCATGTAATTACCTATACTGTGCCACAATGTTTGATATCCGTATAGCTCCGGCGGAGGGCCAAACGGATTAGCAGccattattttatcaaatttatattttacttcgaaatatgtttttctttatataaataaaaaaattgtacgaaaaaaagttgacacattaaaaaaatatgacgtTTCGACAAAACTCTATACTGTCAATTGCATCGACAACTTTAGTTAccaataattgtgaaattttaatcTTCAGATATGTCGTTAAACTTGGGACAAACGCGATTAGATGAAATTATGtttcatttttcagaaattaCGTAACGTACTCTCCCAATCTTTATGAAAAATCAAGAATGGGaaagattataaaaaagtattgttCAATAAAGTTAAAATCATGATTTTAGAGGTTATGTTACAAATTATCGGTTTGACAACTGACTTTTATTAGCCATGCGAAGATACCGTCACCAAgcgaataattttttctttagattAAACATagtgataattatttatattgttttattgagaaattatATTTGTTCCAGATAACGGCTTCTCGATTCCCAGTAGTTATTAAAATAGATCATGCTCATGGAGGTCTCGGCAAGGTTAAAGTTGATAACTTGAACGATTTCCAAGATATGGCTAGCGTCGTAGCTGTTGCCAATACCTATTGTACTGTGGAGCCTTACATCGATTCAAAGTATGACATCCATGTGCAAAAAATTGGAACAAACTACAAAGCTTTCATGAGAAAATCTATTTCAGGTAAATATTAAACAAGATCTTTGTTAAAATGTCTATAAAATAGGAAatgatattgataattttcgGTATAAGCCAAATACTAGAGCATCAAAAAAAGCGAGAAACATTCAATCGAATAGTATTCATTCGAATTCCTTATTCACATTGGGCAATCGACTACAAATTGGTGTCTTTGAGTGGTAATTTGAATTTACGAAAGAGAATGATGTCGATGATTTAACGTTTCAGGTTGTTGGAAAACAAATACTGGTTCAGCGATGTTGGAACAAATATCGATGCCAGATAGGTACAAAAACTGGGTCGACGATGTATCCGATTTATTTGGAGGTTTGGATATTTGCGCTCTAGAGGTTGTAGTCGGTAAAGATGGACGAGAATACATAATTGAGGTGAGTAGTCCACTCGAAGCCCAGAAAATTTAgaggggaaaaattgaaaaattacaatttatgaataaaagagcctctatgaaaattgaaaaaattttcgattctttattttgtaatttatcaatttttaatataattatttcaggTAAATGATAGTGCCCTGACTCTCCTTGGCGATACTCAAGAGGAAGACAGAAGACACATAGCAGATCTTGTAACTTCCAGAATGCAGGCTATTTGTAGACCTAGGACACCACCACCTGTTCCTGAAGAACCTCAGCCGCCTCCAGTAGGTCCTAGAGGAATATTAGGAAGCCTCAGTAGCCTTACGCATTCTGACACGCCGCCGCCTAGCGCCGCTGCTTCGGACGCTCCTTCCTTGGGTAGCGGTGGTAGAAGAGACAGTCAAGGTAAGTTTTTCCATAATAATCCATCCAAGTTGATAGATGAAGGAAAAATATAGATGATATCAcgttatttatttgatatatttctaaattaatgtATCTTGTTTTATACCAGCATCTCAATCAAGCACAATAAGCAGTGCTCCTAGCACTGGACGTCTTCCAGATCCTCCACCCCGACCAGGTTTTCAACGTCAAGGTAGCCAATCCCAAACTCTCGCTGAGGATACAGAAGATACAATGAAGAATCTCAGAAAAACTTTTGCCGGCATCTTTGGAGACATGTAAAAATTTATCCATTAAAATCCACATGTCGATAATTACCAAATTTGTTTCTATTGTTAGGACAGTTGACCCAAGTATCAATCTACAATCTCTTGGAATAAAACGAATGATAAATAATAGCAATTTATTCtttctaatgaaaatacaaaacatattctaaatattcatgTTCTGGAAATGGAGTTTTCATTTcgttttatattaataatgcaagaaaataatgataaataattgagattttttgctataaataatttgaagagaTTGTTGAATGATTTATTTAACTTGAATTGTGGAGTTGGTGAATTTTGCTGAGCAATATGTTGATGTATGTTATTCACTGCCTTGGGCCAGGTGCCAACAGGTACCTCTTGTTAAGTTATCATTGTTGATGTGAATGTAAaacattaattgaatttttttgacgGTCGTTAAAGTTATTAGCATTATTTTAAGTTGGTAatgttaacaaaattaaaattctacCAGAAATTTCCCATGTTATTCATAATGTACAgattgaatcaaatttattcaCCCAAAAGCTGTTAAAAGataaactaatttatattctaGTTACCATCTCATGGAGATTTCGTAAATACAAGTCAAGTCGCGTCTCAAGTAACCACATTTCACTCTTACCAAACTTTGAATTCTTATTTAGTCGTACTAAATgtaaaataatccaaatttttgtattatgttTAAGTagtgtttaaaaataaaatgacaataTTACTTGTGTGTCCTAATATTTCGATCTACTCTCTATGTCCTCTGTAATCTAtaacagaaatttttgaaaaaaaaaataaagataaataaaacataaggtATGTTGTGTGCATCgatggatatatatatatatatatatatggcaacgaatttttgtttatataattcgAAGATGGATTATCCAAAACCTTTGCTAAGTTATGAATACTTCGATTTAATATTACTGAAACAAATCAAAACACCAAATTTGAGGATAACCTTTTCGAATGTATCCCTTTTAGTTATGCAACCAGCAGtgttaaactaaaacgaactctaaCGTGGCTTTATTCTCGGTGTATTACGGtgaatatattataaatcaCATGTTGTGAATACACTGGAGCTCTGTCAATATGCCAATAAGCTTTAAAAACtg
Coding sequences within:
- the LOC130891396 gene encoding uncharacterized protein LOC130891396, which translates into the protein MAANPFGPPPELYGYQTLWHSIGNYMARLEQYERSMPFFDEAVLKCPNDKKILVDRGKVLGKLCFFKRALEDINKAIDLDPDDLVSLAERSHAIYLSCEFEDAIVQNYRLLPLRKKPDHFSMGIRKCSIAIQNCLGDVAGCPLRDHFLIIRKLAWLENFNAGRRVAFVAKNKKIKKPKKMIRKQKKTDTGKEDVDEEMKIWDSLHSHELDKFAIPPLQKSFNFSPLQRYTTNIENYMAETYLERMYKEKVFLKELSDIPGIKCPNETGVKKIKEIIKDCYSTVYGKQEVLRTRRPFYTVKYQQAKISGALKDRLEAELSLHQDNTRKEADKICVRLRAALKERNLNGLLELVEKLKLYCDNKSKRLLPEKQSYLNLVYESVRDGFYMLNRLNPDQPKWEQEKRILLSLGQPISKDPSRDSVIEVYRAPLIDYNQQIQLFENRLEAAENDDETLWYYYELARYHMMAKHYDAARSYCMRGINLSEKNEENRWYVNLTVLMMRICIRQLNKNDAIAEATKGIAAAKKIADQKLKQYLERCIAVINEIELDDLSGKKQLQRRQAKILAMMQSDKIRSEFSHLFRTMSALPASRRMNIIPGASIKKDKTDKVLDRNRSNKSFAMEDESFSTQSAPKGANFISLVQYHI